In Cynocephalus volans isolate mCynVol1 chromosome 3, mCynVol1.pri, whole genome shotgun sequence, one DNA window encodes the following:
- the ZNF671 gene encoding zinc finger protein 671: MALLHRGASEDQRERKCLRPRPRRPPLSATLRPHSPLAAAELMDPAQQSYVIFEDVFVYFSREEWRLLDNAQRLLYRDVMLENFAVLASLGIVFSRSHVVMKLEQGEDPWVPDQVDPTLATERETQRGPGPDCWLGVEDEEACSEQSVSLEGVSQVRTLMEDLKTHPRDMCGPILKDILHLTEYQGEKAKQKPHTCGACGKQFWFSINVHQHQKQCSGEKSFRKNKGRDSVKYCRVYVPEKSYTCGKGRMDFPATSGLLQHQALHSRMKPHKSTKLGEGFCSGQRYHKCSECGKAFPRKDTLARHQRIHTGARPYECSECWKSFSQSYDLFKHQTVHTGERPYECSECGKFFRQISGLIEHRRVHTGERLYQCGKCGKFFSSKSNLIRHQEVHTGARPYVCSECGKEFSRKHTLVLHRRTHTGEKPYECSECGKTFSQSSHLNVHWRIHSSDYECSRCGKAFSCISKLIQHQKVHSGEKPYECSKCGKAFTQRPNLIRHWKVHTGERPYVCSECGKEFIRKQTLVLHQKVHTGDKT, translated from the exons CAGAGCTATGTGATCTTCGAGGACGTGTTTGTTTACTTCTCCCGGGAAGAATGGAGGCTCCTTGACAATGCTCAGAGACTCCTGTACCgtgatgtgatgctggagaacttTGCAGTTTTAGCCTCACTTG GAATTGTGTTTTCCAGATCACATGTAGTGATGAAGCTAGAACAAGGGGAAGATCCCTGGGTGCCTGACCAGGTGGATCCGACTCTAGCCACAGAAAGAGAGACCCAGAGGGGACCTGGACCTG ATTGTTGGCTTGGTGTGGAGGATGAGGAGGCCTGCTCTGAGCAGAGTGTTTCCTTAGAAGGAGTGTCACAGGTTAGGACTCTTATGGAAGATCTGAAGACCCACCCACGTGACATGTGTGGCCCAATATTGAAAGATATCTTACATTTGACTGAATACCAGGGGGAAAAAGCCAAGCAGAAACCACATACATGTGGGGCATGTGGGAAGCAATTTTGGTTTAGTATAAATGTTCACCAGCACCAAAAGCAGTGCAGTGGAGAGAAATCCTTCAGAAAGAATAAGGGCAGGGACTCTGTGAAATACTGCAGAGTCTATGTGCCAGAGAAGAGCTATACGTGTGGGAAGGGCAggatggacttcccagccacctcTGGTCTTCTTCAGCACCAGGCCCTTCACAGCAGGATGAAGCCCCACAAGAGCACCAAGCTTGGGGAGGGCTTTTGCAGTGGACAGAGGTATCACaagtgcagtgaatgtgggaaagcattCCCCCGCAAAGACACACTTGCtcggcatcagagaattcacactggagcAAGGCCTTATGAGTGTAGTGAATGTTGGAAATCCTTTAGCCAAAGCTATGACCTCTTTAAACACCAGACTGTTCACACTGGAGAAAGACCTTATGAGTGTAGTGAATGTGGGAAATTTTTTAGACAAATCTCTGGCCTTATTGAACATAGGCGAGTTCACACAGGTGAAAGGCTCTATCAGTGTGGCAAATGTGGGAAATTCTTTAGCAGTAAGTCTAATCTCATTAGACATCAGGAAGTTCACACAGGAGCAAGGCCTTATGtgtgcagtgaatgtgggaaagaGTTTAGCCGCAAGCACACGCTTGTTCTGCACCggagaactcacactggagagaagccttatgaatgcagtgaatgtgggaagACCTTTAGCCAGAGCTCCCACCTTAACGTACACTGGAGAATTCATAGCAGTGATTATGAATGCAGTagatgtgggaaagcttttagctGCATCTCTAAACTCATTCAGCACCAAAAAGTTCACTCCGGAGAAAAGCCTTATGAGTGCAGcaaatgtgggaaagccttcaccCAAAGGCCAAACCTTATTCGGCACTGGAAAGTTCATACTGGAGAAAGGCCTTATGtatgcagtgaatgtgggaaagaGTTCATCCGAAAACAGACACTTGTTTTGCACCAGAAGGTTCACACTGGAGATAAGACTTAA